One window from the genome of Sandaracinaceae bacterium encodes:
- a CDS encoding serine/threonine protein kinase encodes MAEQRYRVVERLAAGGMAEVFVGDAMSVQGFKKRVAIKRVLPHLASNENFIGMFLDEARLGARMNHANIVSVLDIGAADNTYFIVMEYVDGANLKTIIEVLLKQGRPVPMKEAVYIAMEACRGLSYAHELCDDDGNDLDIVHRDISPPNILISKRGEVKVTDFGLAKASTQLEKTDPGVVKGKFSYLAPEAALGDAVDERADLFAMGIVLWEMIAGKRLFLGDSDYQTVKLVQQANVPKLSSVNPEADDSLERVLAKALAKHPADRYQTAREMSDALAGFLFSHQMKVTSYDIAALVKNAVENEDKPRGAAGQQSIIDKLIQEELVRFTSLGSDGVTHGHAPSSDSDDGGAKPLDAGSFEDPSSWFSDDGDAGLGFGDGAGANSGGAQPGWRESGVDEGIAKLESQSVNLGAAAGTPTPASKPSGKAGATPAAGPGTPTGAGAAGAAGTPTPASTQTTTSGGGGGKWLVVGLVLLAVGGAAAFLLTQS; translated from the coding sequence ATGGCCGAACAGCGATATCGCGTAGTGGAGCGCCTCGCCGCCGGTGGCATGGCGGAGGTCTTCGTCGGCGACGCCATGAGCGTGCAGGGCTTCAAGAAGCGCGTGGCCATCAAGCGCGTCTTGCCGCACCTCGCCTCCAACGAGAACTTCATCGGCATGTTCCTGGACGAGGCGCGCTTGGGCGCCCGCATGAACCACGCCAACATCGTGTCCGTCTTGGACATCGGCGCGGCGGACAACACGTACTTCATCGTCATGGAGTACGTGGACGGGGCCAACCTCAAGACCATCATCGAGGTGCTCCTGAAGCAGGGCCGCCCGGTGCCCATGAAGGAAGCGGTCTACATCGCCATGGAGGCCTGTCGCGGGCTGAGCTACGCGCACGAGCTGTGCGACGACGACGGCAACGACCTCGACATCGTGCACCGCGACATCTCGCCGCCCAACATCCTCATCAGCAAGCGCGGTGAGGTGAAGGTCACGGACTTCGGTCTGGCCAAGGCCAGCACGCAGCTCGAGAAGACCGACCCGGGCGTGGTGAAGGGCAAGTTCAGCTACCTGGCGCCCGAGGCCGCGCTGGGCGACGCCGTGGACGAGCGCGCGGACCTCTTCGCCATGGGCATCGTGCTCTGGGAGATGATCGCCGGGAAGCGCCTGTTCCTGGGCGACTCGGACTACCAGACCGTTAAGCTGGTGCAGCAGGCCAACGTGCCGAAGTTGTCTTCGGTCAACCCAGAGGCCGACGACAGCCTCGAGCGCGTGTTGGCGAAGGCGCTGGCAAAGCACCCCGCGGACCGCTACCAGACGGCGCGCGAGATGAGCGACGCGCTGGCGGGGTTCCTCTTCAGCCACCAGATGAAGGTGACGTCGTACGACATCGCGGCGCTGGTGAAGAACGCGGTCGAGAACGAGGACAAGCCGCGCGGCGCCGCCGGGCAGCAGTCCATCATCGACAAGCTCATCCAGGAAGAGCTGGTGCGCTTCACCTCGCTGGGTAGCGACGGGGTGACCCACGGCCACGCGCCCTCGTCCGACTCCGATGACGGCGGGGCCAAGCCCCTGGACGCGGGCTCCTTCGAGGACCCCTCCTCGTGGTTCTCGGACGACGGCGACGCGGGCCTCGGCTTCGGCGACGGCGCGGGCGCCAACAGCGGTGGCGCACAGCCCGGCTGGCGCGAGTCCGGTGTAGACGAAGGCATCGCCAAGCTGGAGTCGCAGAGCGTCAACCTCGGGGCCGCTGCAGGGACACCCACCCCAGCCAGCAAGCCGTCGGGCAAGGCTGGGGCGACACCCGCCGCAGGGCCGGGGACACCCACCGGAGCCGGGGCGGCAGGGGCTGCGGGGACACCCACCCCAGCGTCCACCCAGACGACCACGTCCGGGGGCGGCGGCGGCAAGTGGCTGGTGGTCGGGCTGGTGCTGCTGGCCGTCGGTGGCGCGGCGGCGTTCCTGCTGACTCAGTCTTGA
- a CDS encoding Uma2 family endonuclease, producing MAQAARRLATYDDLLALPDHVVGELIHGVLDVQPRPSLPHARAASRMGDVLGGPFDRGLGGPGGWIVLDEPELHLGPHVLVPDLAGWRRERLPEVPETAATDVAPNWVAEILSPSTAAKDRVDKMRLYFEFDVEHVWLVDPSARTLEVFRREPKGFVLVGSHRDDAVVRAEPFDAIELQLAWLWER from the coding sequence ATGGCCCAAGCAGCGCGCCGACTCGCGACCTACGACGACTTGCTCGCGCTCCCGGACCACGTCGTTGGTGAGCTCATCCATGGAGTGCTCGACGTGCAGCCTCGCCCTTCGCTGCCGCATGCGCGCGCAGCCTCGCGAATGGGTGACGTTCTCGGTGGACCCTTCGACCGTGGGTTGGGCGGTCCTGGAGGATGGATCGTCCTCGACGAGCCCGAGCTTCATCTCGGCCCGCACGTTCTCGTTCCCGACCTCGCGGGCTGGCGACGAGAGCGCCTTCCCGAAGTGCCCGAGACCGCCGCGACCGACGTCGCTCCGAACTGGGTCGCCGAGATTCTCTCGCCTTCGACTGCGGCCAAGGATCGCGTCGACAAGATGCGGCTCTACTTCGAGTTCGACGTCGAGCATGTGTGGCTCGTCGATCCCAGCGCGCGCACGCTCGAGGTCTTTCGTCGTGAACCCAAGGGGTTCGTGCTCGTCGGTTCGCACCGCGACGACGCCGTGGTTCGCGCGGAGCCATTCGACGCGATCGAGCTGCAGCTCGCGTGGCTCTGGGAGCGCTGA
- a CDS encoding arsenate reductase ArsC, with product MGSGVLPARGLLFVCMHNSARSPMAEALARKRFPALHVSSAGLVPSEAVHALAVETLRDEDSLDIRPHRPRHLGSVDLAQVDLVVSLAGPEVLASLPRGLERLHWHTEDPTLVSFDVRRDVLLDRFRDVRDSLVRRLEQLRTRGHESFGPPGLR from the coding sequence GTGGGCTCGGGCGTCCTGCCCGCGCGCGGGCTGCTCTTCGTGTGCATGCACAACTCGGCGCGCAGCCCCATGGCCGAGGCGCTGGCGCGGAAGCGCTTTCCTGCCCTGCACGTGAGCAGCGCAGGCCTGGTGCCGAGCGAGGCCGTGCACGCGTTGGCGGTGGAGACGCTGCGCGACGAGGACAGCCTGGACATCCGCCCGCATCGCCCCCGGCACCTCGGCAGCGTGGACCTCGCGCAGGTGGACCTGGTGGTCTCGCTGGCCGGCCCCGAGGTGCTGGCCAGCCTGCCGCGCGGCCTCGAGCGGCTGCACTGGCACACCGAGGACCCGACACTGGTGAGCTTCGACGTGCGCCGCGACGTGCTGCTGGATCGCTTCCGAGACGTGCGCGACTCCCTGGTGCGGCGCCTCGAGCAGCTGCGCACGCGGGGCCACGAGAGCTTCGGGCCGCCTGGGCTGCGCTGA
- a CDS encoding ABC-F family ATP-binding cassette domain-containing protein — translation MGRLQLDDVAFAFGEGDSVFQGVSLSLEPGWTGIVGPNGGGKSTLLRLLAGQLRPSAGVRSGPLPEDVVLCPQRVDEPTAEVHALAASTERRALRWQGQLSLEPAQLERWETLSPGERRRFQLGAALTSEPEVLLLDEPTNHVDTEARELILAALRRFRGVGVLVSHDRALLDGLVQQIVWLEGGEARVYRGGYGEARAQREREHASARAVQDGLRAQKRELDRRVTEERRAAEAATRGIGARNRIKGPRDSDARGALAKGRVIQAAKTLSQRVTRTASEQERVERALGATFVRKRLGRSLFVAFEPAPKGRLVTLTRAALPSAERPVLRDVSLVIERDTRLHLRGPNGAGKSTLLRALREASGLSSERVLWLPQNRDARDASTLLREVKGLPNTDRGRVYEVLAALGTPPEALMRTPAPSPGEAKKLELALGLARNVWLVMLDEPTNHLDLPSVELLSAALVDYPGALVLATHDDAFAQATCTSSLQIDAGRVR, via the coding sequence ATGGGTAGACTTCAATTGGATGACGTGGCGTTCGCGTTCGGCGAAGGCGACAGCGTGTTTCAGGGTGTGAGCCTGTCGCTCGAGCCGGGCTGGACGGGCATCGTGGGACCGAACGGTGGCGGCAAGAGCACGCTGCTGCGCCTGCTGGCCGGGCAGCTGCGGCCGAGCGCCGGGGTTCGCAGCGGGCCGCTCCCCGAGGACGTGGTGCTTTGTCCGCAGCGTGTGGACGAGCCCACCGCCGAGGTGCACGCGCTGGCCGCCTCGACCGAGCGGCGCGCGCTGCGCTGGCAGGGACAGCTGAGCCTCGAGCCCGCGCAGCTCGAGCGCTGGGAGACCCTCAGCCCCGGTGAACGCCGTCGCTTCCAGCTGGGCGCGGCGCTGACATCCGAGCCGGAGGTGCTGCTGCTGGACGAGCCGACCAACCACGTGGACACGGAGGCGCGCGAGCTGATCCTGGCCGCGCTGCGGCGCTTCCGCGGGGTGGGGGTCCTCGTATCGCACGACCGGGCGCTGCTCGATGGGCTGGTGCAGCAGATCGTGTGGCTCGAGGGAGGTGAGGCGCGTGTGTACCGCGGTGGCTATGGCGAAGCGCGGGCGCAGCGCGAGCGTGAGCATGCGAGTGCGCGGGCTGTGCAAGACGGCCTGCGCGCGCAGAAGCGCGAGCTCGACCGGCGGGTGACGGAGGAGCGTCGTGCCGCCGAGGCGGCCACCCGCGGGATTGGCGCGCGCAACCGCATCAAGGGTCCGCGTGACAGCGACGCCCGCGGGGCGCTGGCCAAGGGGCGGGTCATCCAGGCCGCCAAGACGCTCTCGCAGCGGGTGACGCGCACAGCCAGCGAGCAGGAGCGTGTGGAGCGCGCGTTGGGGGCCACGTTCGTGCGCAAGCGGCTCGGGCGCTCACTGTTCGTGGCCTTCGAGCCGGCGCCCAAGGGCCGCTTGGTGACCCTCACGCGCGCTGCGCTTCCGTCTGCCGAGCGGCCGGTGCTGCGCGACGTGTCGCTGGTCATCGAGCGGGACACGCGCCTGCACCTGCGCGGTCCCAACGGTGCAGGGAAGAGCACGCTCCTGCGGGCGTTGCGCGAGGCGAGCGGGCTGTCCTCTGAGCGGGTGCTCTGGCTGCCGCAGAACCGCGACGCGCGCGACGCAAGCACGCTGCTGCGTGAGGTAAAGGGGCTGCCGAACACGGACCGCGGCCGCGTCTACGAGGTGCTGGCTGCGCTCGGGACGCCGCCCGAGGCGCTCATGCGCACACCAGCGCCGTCACCCGGTGAGGCCAAGAAGCTGGAGCTGGCCCTGGGGCTCGCGCGCAACGTGTGGCTGGTGATGTTGGACGAACCCACCAACCACCTGGACCTGCCGAGCGTGGAGCTCCTCTCGGCCGCGCTGGTGGACTACCCGGGCGCGCTGGTGCTGGCCACGCACGATGACGCGTTCGCGCAGGCCACGTGCACCAGCAGCTTGCAGATCGACGCGGGGCGTGTGCGCTGA
- a CDS encoding acyl-CoA dehydrogenase family protein gives MIEWSEQHKQIRSMVRRFVEAEIVPQIDALEHGDTPPYEVLRKMLKTFGIGDMAKGKFLADLERKKKGEVREKKEREGFHGPSADAMAMQLIPIIELCRHSPGMVTALGVSIGLTAGAIERKGTLAQQEEFVPPLLTLEKVGAWAITEPGSGSDAFGSMRASARRDGDDYILNGSKTFITNGPFADTIVFICRLEGAAGPDGELPIVSFILDRGTKGLEQSKPLRKMGMHSSPTGQLFLDDVRVPKSRLLGESEEGGARKSAKDTFGSERTGVAAMALGIIERCLELCKEYAKTRVQFGKAIGEFQLIQLKLAKMEVARMNVQNLVFRQIELAGHGKHMDLAEASAAKLYSAQSAMEVCLEAVQLFGGNGYMAEYRVEQLCRDAKVLQIYGGTDEIQISQIARTLLRDA, from the coding sequence ATGATCGAGTGGAGCGAACAACACAAGCAGATCCGGTCCATGGTGCGACGCTTCGTGGAGGCCGAGATCGTCCCGCAGATCGACGCGCTCGAGCACGGCGACACGCCGCCTTACGAGGTGCTGCGCAAGATGCTCAAGACCTTCGGCATCGGGGACATGGCGAAGGGGAAGTTCCTGGCCGACCTCGAGCGCAAGAAGAAGGGCGAGGTGCGCGAGAAGAAGGAGCGCGAGGGCTTCCACGGTCCGTCGGCCGACGCGATGGCCATGCAGCTCATCCCCATCATCGAGCTCTGCCGGCACAGCCCGGGCATGGTGACCGCGCTCGGCGTCAGCATCGGGCTCACGGCCGGCGCCATCGAGCGCAAGGGCACGCTCGCGCAGCAGGAGGAGTTCGTGCCGCCGCTGCTCACCCTCGAGAAGGTGGGCGCGTGGGCCATCACCGAGCCCGGCAGCGGCTCGGACGCGTTCGGCTCCATGCGGGCCAGCGCGCGGCGCGACGGCGACGACTACATCCTGAACGGCAGCAAGACCTTCATCACCAACGGGCCCTTCGCGGACACCATCGTGTTCATCTGCCGGCTGGAAGGCGCCGCGGGGCCCGACGGCGAGCTGCCCATCGTGAGCTTCATCCTCGACCGGGGCACGAAGGGGCTCGAGCAGAGCAAGCCGCTGCGCAAGATGGGCATGCACAGCTCGCCCACGGGGCAGCTGTTCCTCGACGACGTGCGCGTGCCCAAATCGCGCCTGCTGGGCGAGAGCGAAGAGGGCGGCGCCCGCAAGAGCGCCAAGGACACGTTCGGCAGCGAGCGCACGGGTGTGGCGGCCATGGCCCTCGGCATCATCGAGCGCTGCCTCGAGCTGTGTAAGGAGTACGCCAAGACGCGCGTCCAGTTCGGCAAGGCCATCGGGGAGTTCCAGCTCATCCAGCTGAAGCTGGCGAAGATGGAGGTGGCCCGCATGAACGTGCAGAACCTGGTGTTCCGGCAGATCGAGCTGGCCGGGCACGGGAAGCACATGGACCTGGCCGAGGCGTCCGCCGCCAAGCTCTACAGCGCCCAGAGCGCGATGGAGGTGTGCCTCGAGGCCGTGCAGCTCTTCGGGGGCAACGGCTACATGGCCGAGTACCGCGTGGAGCAGCTCTGCCGGGACGCCAAAGTGCTCCAGATCTATGGGGGAACGGACGAGATCCAGATCTCGCAGATCGCGCGCACGCTGCTGCGTGACGCCTGA
- the hrcA gene encoding heat-inducible transcription repressor HrcA, translating to MPPALSERQRRILFAAVTEYIATGEPVASRRLQKAYEIDLSPATIRNVLSDLEEAGYLVQPHTSSGRIPSETGFRAFVDALVSIKAVSTAHRRAVGRRLGTLGPHADLVQEAGELLSSLTGAVSVITRPRPEEEELDQLRFMLLRAGQVLAVLVTRAGTVQNRVLALPEGVEASELERLNNFLAEHAPGKSLRQLRDFLAARQEDRRGEYDALRVHASALIEAAADSAPSTVATVVIEGQQRLFDRPEFGDAGKIRGYLRAFEDRERLLGLLDETLLAGGVQVLIGTEANLHPVEDISLIATRYDAGQHAHGTLSVVGPTRMDYAQVVPLVRYTASFVSERLSGGTRDDAEADG from the coding sequence GTGCCCCCTGCCCTCTCCGAACGTCAACGTCGCATCCTCTTCGCCGCGGTCACGGAGTACATCGCGACCGGTGAGCCGGTGGCGTCACGCCGCCTGCAGAAGGCCTACGAGATCGACCTCTCCCCGGCGACCATCCGCAACGTGCTCTCGGACCTCGAGGAGGCAGGCTACCTGGTGCAGCCCCACACCAGCTCGGGGCGCATCCCCTCGGAGACGGGTTTCCGCGCCTTCGTGGACGCGCTGGTCAGCATCAAGGCCGTCTCCACCGCGCACCGGCGCGCCGTGGGCCGGCGCCTGGGCACGCTCGGCCCGCACGCCGACCTGGTGCAAGAAGCCGGTGAGCTGCTCAGCTCGCTGACGGGCGCGGTCTCGGTCATCACGCGCCCGCGGCCCGAAGAAGAGGAGCTGGACCAGCTGCGCTTCATGCTGCTGCGCGCGGGCCAGGTGCTGGCCGTGCTGGTCACGCGCGCGGGCACCGTGCAGAACCGCGTGCTGGCGCTGCCCGAGGGAGTCGAGGCCAGCGAGCTCGAGCGCCTGAACAACTTCCTGGCGGAGCACGCGCCCGGCAAGTCCCTGCGGCAGCTGCGTGACTTCCTGGCCGCGCGCCAAGAGGACCGGCGTGGCGAGTACGACGCCCTGCGCGTGCACGCCAGCGCGCTCATCGAGGCCGCCGCTGACAGCGCGCCCAGCACCGTGGCAACCGTGGTCATCGAGGGGCAGCAGCGCCTGTTCGACCGGCCCGAGTTCGGCGACGCCGGCAAGATCCGCGGGTACCTGCGCGCCTTCGAAGACCGCGAGCGGCTGCTGGGGCTGCTGGACGAGACGCTGCTGGCGGGCGGCGTGCAGGTGCTGATCGGCACGGAGGCCAACCTGCACCCGGTGGAGGACATCTCGCTCATCGCCACGCGCTACGACGCCGGGCAGCACGCGCACGGCACGCTCAGCGTGGTGGGGCCCACACGCATGGACTACGCCCAGGTGGTGCCGCTGGTGCGCTACACGGCCAGCTTCGTGAGCGAGCGGCTCAGTGGGGGCACGCGCGACGACGCCGAGGCGGACGGGTGA
- a CDS encoding AgmX/PglI C-terminal domain-containing protein, translated as MTLTHPMFQGRSMHGRTSLHTLAHIQALVIALGSLHACGGGEPPPAATVGLVQPVRGAVTLTRLEHDTAARGPTRVETGATIATPDGARATFTHDAGPWFLLDRSTRVSATLEAVRVEAGRVFVDARVDQGLSVESPHGTVSVQNGAMAVHVTEARTEIYCASGEVVYRSEGGEGRFAQGETLILTSTTAEAAPAALWDDWTGGLADPSPRPPPAAGYIGQLTGRRMEERGVARRPLSMRSHEVQVTLDGELARTEVIQTFFNGYDDALEAEYRLRLPEGAVVEAFEVDQGAGFVPSAVQQLPMGDGFSPPVAVYGLPSARLSYDGPQRVRARVYPITPGAVVRVKVAYTEWLTRTADMRTYVYPMRTEGEPPLVGELHLAVDLGASSGAPTRAGMGALTEGGRVVLRRSDFRPRADFTLDILDPQETTETAQAPRVYTYRAPSNDVNPITGERAPDETFVAVDIPTHELAPSDEDVPLSLVLLVDTSGATEPEELELARGLVEHVLQQLAPTDRVALRFGDLVTRAPEGEAAALQPASAEHAERLLGALGSATLGGATDLGTMLRGAASVLEGAPRAAVLYLGDGRPTTGALDATSIRTALSQLPRAPRFFALGLGDEANVDLLRAVMGESSARAVGSRDEISAAVLATLTDAARPMLRGVTVDLGPTVERIYPRGALTVPDSGRLRLFGRLVDEVPPAARVRGSRDGVDFDETLPLSVASVTAPDVRRRWAVARLNELLDEDAGREALVAIGLEHDLLTPWTSLVVGGGKGEAYGLVADFDINPLDFSWQLGGRAPSVPVLEEGWRRRGPVSAPVATESAAERTWVPRVSSGAADESAPAPTGDGGYAQAAVGRALRLGARGPNACYERKLLLRPDLEGAVTVAVTVDGAGTVSAVTLVRSTLGEEDVDACVVQEVRGLRFPVTEGGSVSIQHTFVFSAADRAIGTRRTCSDASRQDLTVRRALWRERLAASGGVGGALAVYRDASSQCELGDFRARRALLDMMLTHVGGQRVQLAAAFPSDSAAGSYLRAVVLRSLGSAAQVEAARRLLGLDDASIDWSVFDRLYRRAPNPAAKLRLVRRWLEIAPDEMDLRLRLLQLLEETNALPEARRLAWALRADPLADAAVRTAVGEFWLRQERPDEARRVFSEIVERAPLDPWARRRLGDLYRAHAWPDDAYREYRALGQLRQGDPEVNLLLARAAADAGRVDEALRLEQRVAEAADGDASEGEAAIAQAWTRVRLALLRSESQDPAIDAAVLRRLRHSGALRSPPALFAALTWAHPDDVISMTVAYPDAADRFEPVQLNSPAHGIDALTLADLDEGALRLAFERGGREDLRATEATLTIVLGLGTEQERILRETVRLDRETRRVVMRLEAGALTTEPPRATPATP; from the coding sequence ATGACCCTCACTCATCCCATGTTTCAGGGGCGCTCCATGCACGGCCGCACGTCACTCCACACTCTCGCGCACATCCAGGCGCTGGTCATCGCGCTCGGCTCGCTGCACGCGTGCGGCGGCGGTGAGCCTCCACCCGCAGCCACGGTCGGCCTCGTTCAGCCCGTGCGCGGCGCCGTGACGCTCACTCGCCTGGAACACGACACCGCAGCGCGTGGGCCCACGCGGGTGGAGACCGGCGCCACCATCGCCACGCCGGATGGTGCGCGGGCCACGTTCACGCACGACGCCGGCCCGTGGTTCCTGTTGGACCGCAGCACCCGCGTCAGCGCCACGTTGGAGGCCGTGCGTGTGGAGGCCGGCCGCGTGTTCGTGGACGCGCGCGTGGACCAGGGGCTGAGCGTGGAGTCGCCGCACGGCACCGTCAGCGTTCAGAACGGCGCCATGGCCGTGCATGTCACCGAGGCGCGCACGGAGATCTACTGCGCCAGCGGCGAGGTGGTCTATCGCAGCGAGGGTGGCGAGGGGCGATTTGCCCAGGGTGAGACGCTGATCCTCACCAGCACCACCGCCGAGGCCGCTCCGGCCGCGCTGTGGGACGACTGGACCGGCGGCCTAGCCGACCCGAGCCCACGCCCGCCGCCCGCCGCGGGCTACATCGGCCAGCTCACGGGCCGCCGCATGGAAGAGCGCGGCGTGGCCCGCCGGCCGCTCAGCATGCGCTCGCACGAGGTGCAGGTGACGCTGGACGGCGAGCTCGCGCGCACCGAGGTGATCCAGACGTTCTTCAACGGCTACGACGACGCGCTCGAGGCCGAGTACCGCCTGCGCTTGCCGGAGGGCGCCGTGGTGGAGGCCTTCGAGGTGGACCAGGGCGCGGGCTTCGTGCCCTCGGCCGTGCAGCAGCTGCCCATGGGCGACGGGTTCTCGCCCCCGGTGGCGGTCTACGGCTTGCCCAGCGCGCGCCTCTCGTACGACGGCCCGCAGCGCGTTCGTGCGCGTGTCTACCCCATCACGCCGGGCGCCGTGGTGCGCGTGAAGGTGGCCTACACGGAGTGGCTGACCCGCACGGCCGACATGCGCACCTACGTGTACCCGATGCGCACCGAGGGCGAGCCGCCGCTGGTGGGTGAGCTGCACCTGGCCGTGGATCTCGGCGCCTCGAGCGGGGCGCCGACGCGCGCCGGCATGGGTGCGCTCACCGAGGGGGGCCGCGTGGTCCTGCGGCGCAGCGACTTCAGGCCGCGCGCCGACTTCACGCTCGACATCCTGGACCCGCAGGAGACCACCGAGACCGCGCAGGCGCCACGCGTGTACACGTACCGAGCGCCGTCCAATGACGTGAACCCCATCACCGGCGAGCGCGCCCCGGACGAGACGTTCGTGGCCGTGGACATCCCCACGCACGAGCTCGCGCCCTCCGACGAAGATGTGCCGCTCTCGTTGGTGCTCTTGGTGGACACGTCCGGGGCGACCGAGCCCGAGGAGCTGGAGCTGGCGCGCGGCCTGGTGGAGCACGTGCTCCAACAGCTGGCGCCCACCGACCGCGTGGCGTTGCGCTTCGGCGACCTGGTCACGCGTGCGCCGGAGGGCGAGGCCGCCGCGCTGCAGCCGGCCAGCGCCGAGCACGCCGAGCGCCTGCTGGGCGCGTTGGGTAGCGCGACGCTAGGTGGTGCCACCGACCTCGGCACCATGCTGCGTGGCGCGGCCAGCGTGCTCGAGGGGGCCCCGCGCGCTGCGGTGCTCTACCTGGGAGACGGGCGGCCCACCACGGGCGCGCTCGACGCCACCAGCATCCGCACCGCCCTCTCGCAGCTGCCGCGCGCGCCACGCTTCTTCGCTCTCGGCCTCGGCGACGAAGCCAACGTGGACCTGCTGCGCGCCGTGATGGGCGAGAGCAGCGCCCGCGCGGTGGGCTCGCGCGACGAGATCTCGGCGGCCGTGCTCGCCACCCTCACCGACGCGGCGCGCCCCATGCTGCGCGGTGTGACGGTGGACCTCGGGCCCACCGTGGAGCGCATCTACCCGCGCGGCGCGCTCACCGTGCCGGACAGCGGGCGCCTGCGTCTGTTCGGCCGACTGGTGGACGAGGTCCCTCCGGCGGCGCGCGTGCGCGGCTCGCGTGACGGCGTGGACTTCGACGAGACGCTGCCGCTCAGCGTGGCCAGCGTGACCGCGCCCGACGTGCGCAGGCGCTGGGCGGTGGCACGCCTGAACGAGCTGCTCGACGAGGACGCGGGCCGTGAGGCGCTGGTGGCCATCGGCCTCGAGCACGACCTGCTCACCCCGTGGACCTCGCTGGTGGTGGGCGGTGGCAAGGGCGAGGCCTACGGTCTGGTGGCCGACTTCGACATCAACCCGCTCGACTTCAGCTGGCAGCTGGGTGGGCGCGCTCCCTCCGTGCCCGTTCTGGAAGAGGGCTGGCGGCGGCGGGGGCCGGTGTCCGCGCCCGTGGCCACGGAGAGCGCCGCAGAGCGCACCTGGGTGCCGCGTGTCTCTTCCGGTGCAGCCGACGAATCCGCCCCGGCTCCCACGGGGGATGGCGGCTACGCCCAGGCGGCCGTCGGTCGTGCCCTGCGCCTCGGCGCGCGCGGCCCCAACGCTTGCTACGAGCGCAAGCTGCTGCTGCGGCCCGATCTCGAGGGCGCCGTCACCGTGGCGGTCACCGTGGATGGCGCTGGGACGGTCAGCGCGGTCACGCTGGTGCGCTCCACGCTCGGCGAAGAGGACGTGGACGCCTGCGTGGTCCAAGAGGTGCGCGGCCTGCGCTTCCCCGTCACCGAGGGCGGCAGCGTCAGCATCCAGCACACCTTCGTGTTCAGCGCGGCCGATCGCGCCATCGGGACCCGCCGGACCTGCAGCGACGCCTCGCGCCAGGATCTCACCGTGCGCCGCGCGCTGTGGCGCGAGCGTCTGGCGGCCAGCGGCGGCGTCGGCGGTGCGCTGGCCGTCTACCGGGACGCGAGCTCGCAGTGCGAGCTGGGCGACTTCCGCGCACGCCGCGCGCTCTTGGACATGATGCTCACCCACGTGGGCGGACAGCGCGTGCAGCTGGCGGCCGCGTTCCCGTCGGACAGCGCGGCGGGCAGCTACCTGCGCGCCGTGGTGCTGCGCTCGCTCGGCAGCGCCGCCCAGGTGGAGGCCGCCCGGCGACTGCTGGGGCTCGACGACGCCAGCATCGACTGGAGCGTGTTCGACCGCCTCTACCGGCGTGCCCCGAACCCTGCGGCCAAGCTGCGCCTCGTGCGGCGCTGGCTGGAGATCGCCCCCGACGAGATGGACCTCCGGCTGCGCCTCTTGCAGCTGCTGGAGGAGACCAACGCCCTGCCCGAGGCGCGCCGCTTGGCCTGGGCGCTGCGCGCCGACCCGCTGGCCGACGCGGCGGTGCGCACAGCCGTGGGGGAGTTCTGGCTGCGCCAAGAGCGGCCCGACGAGGCCCGCCGCGTGTTCAGCGAGATCGTGGAGCGTGCACCTCTCGACCCGTGGGCGCGCCGCCGCCTGGGGGATCTCTACCGCGCGCACGCCTGGCCGGACGACGCCTACCGCGAGTACCGCGCGCTCGGGCAGCTGCGCCAGGGCGACCCCGAGGTGAACCTGCTGCTGGCTCGCGCCGCCGCCGATGCAGGCCGCGTGGACGAGGCCCTGCGGCTGGAGCAGCGCGTGGCCGAAGCCGCCGATGGCGACGCGAGCGAAGGCGAGGCAGCCATCGCCCAGGCGTGGACGCGCGTGCGGCTCGCGCTGCTGCGCTCGGAGAGCCAGGACCCGGCCATCGACGCGGCGGTGCTGCGCCGCCTGCGGCACTCGGGGGCGCTGCGCTCGCCGCCCGCGCTCTTCGCGGCGCTGACCTGGGCCCACCCGGATGACGTCATCAGCATGACGGTGGCCTACCCGGACGCGGCAGACCGGTTCGAGCCCGTGCAGCTGAACAGCCCCGCGCACGGGATCGACGCCCTCACGCTAGCCGACCTCGATGAGGGCGCGCTGCGCCTGGCCTTCGAGCGCGGTGGGCGCGAGGACCTGCGCGCCACCGAGGCCACGCTCACCATCGTGCTGGGCCTGGGCACCGAGCAGGAGCGTATCCTGCGCGAGACCGTGCGCCTCGATCGTGAGACGCGGCGCGTGGTGATGCGCCTCGAAGCGGGCGCGCTGACTACCGAGCCCCCGCGCGCCACCCCTGCGACCCCCTGA